A stretch of Vigna angularis cultivar LongXiaoDou No.4 chromosome 4, ASM1680809v1, whole genome shotgun sequence DNA encodes these proteins:
- the LOC108343011 gene encoding pentatricopeptide repeat-containing protein At3g09040, mitochondrial-like has translation MRVSVTVRGVVRGRGYHGRWSVDSECQGKAKGKAKGKAKGNASVWNSLLRMHSTHGLPQSVLRCFASFLNSGHSPDQFTFAITLSACAKLHNVELGRAVHCCIIKRGIQSASFCHGALIHLYVNSHSLTSARTLFDAAPSPHLNPVSWTSLISGYVQAGLPQQALHVFDKIRTTVSPASFPLLDPVALVTVLNTYTSLGKLDNACQLFAQMPISTRNVVAWNVMISGHAKRGHYQEALAFFRQMSKHGVKSSRSTLASVLSAIASLAALHHGFLVHALAIKQGFDSSIYVASSLINMYGKCAMLDAARQVFDAISHKNLIVWNTMLGIYSQNVYLSNVMELFSDMTICGVHPDEFTYTSILSSCASFEYVRIGHQLHSTIIKKGFTSNLFVNNSLIDMYAKAGALTEAAKQFELMSCRDHVSWNAIIVGYVQEEEEAVAFSLFQRMNLDGVVPDEVSLASILSACGNIKVLDVGQQLHCLSVKLGLETNLFAGSSLIDMYSKCGDIEDAQKIYSRMPERSVVSFNALIAGYAPKNIKEAISLIHEMLILGLKPSEITFVSIIDVCKGSAKVILGMQIHCVVVKRGLLCGSEFLGTSLLGMYMDSQRLADASVLFSEFSNLKSTVMWTALISGYTQNECSDVALNLYQEMRGNSILPDQATFVTVLRASALLSSLHDGREIHSLIFHTGFDLDELTGSSLVDMYAKCGDVKSAVQVFHELTIKKDVISWNSMIVGFAKNGYAESALKVFNEMAQSCITPDKVTFLGVLTACSHAGWVYEGLQVFHIMVNCYGIEPRGDHYACMVDLLGRWGFLKEAEEFIDKIEVEPNAMIWANLLGACRIHGDEKRGQRAAKKLIELEPRNSSSYVLLSNLYAASGLWDEARSLRRTMMQKDIQKMPGCSWIVVGQITNLFVAGDKSHPSCDEISLALKHLTALIKDNTFHDFLG, from the coding sequence ATGCGCGTGAGTGTTACAGTGAGAGGTGTGGTGAGAGGGAGAGGCTACCATGGGCGTTGGAGTGTTGACAGTGAGTGTCAGGGGAAGGCGAAGGGGAAGGCGAAGGGGAAGGCGAAGGGGAATGCCAGTGTCTGGAATTCCCTTCTTCGCATGCACTCCACCCATGGATTGCCCCAAAGTGTCCTTCGATGTTTTGCTTCTTTTCTCAACTCTGGCCATTCCCCTGATCAGTTTACTTTCGCCATCACTCTGTCCGCCTGTGCAAAGCTACACAATGTTGAGTTGGGGAGGGCAGTTCACTGCTGCATAATTAAGAGGGGTATTCAATCTGCCTCCTTCTGTCATGGCGCACTCATCCATCTTTACGTCAATTCCCACTCTCTCACTTCTGCTCGCACCCTATTTGATGCCGCACCCTCCCCTCATCTCAACCCTGTTTCTTGGACCTCTTTAATCTCTGGTTATGTTCAAGCCGGCTTGCCTCAGCAAGCACTTCACGTATTTGACAAAATACGCACCACTGTTTCTCCCGCTTCTTTTCCACTTCTAGACCCTGTGGCACTTGTCACCGTCTTAAACACTTACACCTCTTTAGGAAAGCTGGACAATGCTTGCCAATTGTTTGCACAGATGCCCATCTCCACCCGCAATGTTGTGGCCTGGAATGTCATGATTTCTGGTCATGCCAAGAGAGGCCATTATCAGGAGGCTCTTGCCTTCTTTCGTCAAATGAGTAAGCATGGTGTCAAATCCTCAAGATCCACACTCGCAAGTGTTTTAAGTGCAATTGCCAGTTTAGCCGCCCTCCATCACGGCTTCCTAGTTCATGCCCTGGCTATCAAGCAAGGTTTCGATTCCAGTATATACGTTGCAAGTTCTTTGATCAATATGTATGGCAAGTGTGCGATGCTGGATGCTGCACGCCAAGTATTTGATGCTATATCTCACAAAAATTTGATTGTCTGGAACACCATGCTAGGAATTTATTCACAGAATGTCTATTTAAGTAATGTCATGGAGTTGTTCTCGGATATGACAATATGTGGCGTTCACCCAGATGAATTTACCTACACAAGCATTTTGAGCTCGTGTGCATCCTTTGAATACGTACGAATTGGTCACCAGTTGCATTCAACTATTATCAAGAAGGGTTTTACCTCTAATTTATTTGTCAACAATTCATTGATAGATATGTATGCCAAAGCTGGGGCTTTGACGGAAGCTGCTAAGCAGTTTGAGCTCATGTCATGCCGAGATCATGTTTCCTGGAATGCCATTATTGTTGGTTATGTGcaggaagaagaggaggctgTTGCTTTCAGTTTGTTTCAAAGAATGAATTTGGACGGCGTTGTACCTGACGAGGTATCTTTGGCCAGCATACTTAGTGCATGTGGAAATATTAAGGTCCTAGATGTAGGACAGCAACTCCATTGCCTGTCAGTTAAGTTGGGTTTAGAAACTAACCTTTTTGCTGGAAGTTCTCTTATTGACATGTATTCAAAATGCGGAGACATTGAAGATGcacaaaaaatttattctagGATGCCTGAACGGAGTGTGGTCTCCTTTAATGCTCTGATTGCAGGATATGCtccaaaaaacataaaagaagctATTAGTCTTATTCATGAGATGCTGATACTGGGACTGAAGCCATCTGAGATTACATTTGTGAGCATCATAGATGTTTGTAAGGGTTCTGCAAAGGTAATTTTAGGCATGCAGATCCATTGTGTTGTAGTAAAGAGGGGTCTCTTATGTGGTAGCGAATTCTTAGGAACCTCTTTGTTGGGCATGTATATGGATTCACAAAGGCTTGCAGATGCAAGCGTTCTTTTCTCGGAGTTTTCTAACCTTAAAAGCACGGTAATGTGGACTGCTTTAATTTCAGGATATACCCAAAATGAGTGCAGTGATGTGGCCTTAAACTTGTATCAGGAAATGCGTGGCAACAGTATCTTACCCGACCAAGCAACTTTTGTTACTGTTCTTCGAGCTTCTGCTCTCTTATCCTCACTGCATGATGGTAGAGAGATACATTCTCTAATCTTCCATACTGGTTTTGACTTAGATGAGTTAACAGGTAGTTCCCTTGTAGACATGTATGCAAAATGTGGCGATGTAAAAAGTGCTGTTCAAGTTTTTCATGAATTGACTATTAAAAAGGATGTGATTTCTTGGAACTCAATGATAGTTGGATTTGCCAAAAATGGTTATGCAGAAAGTGCCCTGAAGGTCTTTAATGAGATGGCTCAATCATGCATTACCCCTGATAAGGTAACATTTCTTGGAGTGCTCACTGCTTGTAGCCATGCAGGGTGGGTTTATGAGGGTCTTCAAGTTTTTCACATCATGGTAAACTGTTATGGAATTGAGCCTAGAGGGGATCACTACGCTTGCATGGTCGATCTACTTGGTAGGTGGGGTTTTCTAAAGGAAGCTGAAGAGTTCATTGACAAAATAGAAGTTGAACCGAATGCTATGATTTGGGCCAATTTATTGGGTGCTTGCAGAATACATGGGGATGAAAAGAGGGGACAGAGAGCGGCTAAGAAACTTATTGAGTTAGAACCCAGAAACTCTTCTTCATATGTGCTGCTTTCAAATTTGTATGCTGCATCTGGACTTTGGGATGAAGCTAGATCTTTGAGGAGAACAATGATGCAGAAAGATATCCAAAAAATGCCTGGCTGTAGCTGGATCGTTGTAGGACAAATTACAAACCTATTTGTTGCGGGTGATAAGTCACATCCTAGTTGTGATGAAATTTCACTAGCATTAAAGCACCTGACGGCACTAATTAAAGACAATACATTCCATGATTTCCTGGGTTAG
- the LOC128196344 gene encoding pentatricopeptide repeat-containing protein At3g62890-like isoform X3, whose product MKVWTLDAALQRCQWPRHFREILSQTILTGLISDPYAASRLINFSTRSALVPFDYSLRIFNHLHNPNPFTWNTIMRAHFELQNNPHQALTLYKLFLAKHAKPDNYTYPIPLQCCAARVSDFEGRELHAHVVRFGFHQDVYVRNTLINLYAICGRMSSARQVFEESPVWDLVSWNTVLAGYVQAGNVKEAERVYRGMPERNTIASNSMIVLFGRKGCVEKARRIFDEVRWRDMDMVSWSAMVSCYEQNEMCEEALVLFVEMKASGVTVDEIVVVSVVSACSRILNAEMGRLVHGLAAKVGVEDYVSLKNALIHLYSSCGEIVDAQRIFDDGGVLLDQISLNSMISGYLRCGSIEDAEKLFYSMPEKDVVSWSAMISGYAQHECFSEALALFQEMQLHGVKPDETALVSAISACTHLAALDIGKWIHAYININKLQVNTILSTTLIDMYVKCGCVENALEVFYAMEEKGVSTWNAIILGLAMNGLVEQSLRMFADMKKTKTLPNEITFMGVLGACRHMGLVNEGRHYFSSMIHEHKIEPNIKHYGCMVDLFGRAGLLKEAAELIESMPMAPDVATWGALLGACRKHHDNEMGERVGRKLIQLQPNHDGFHVLLSNIYALKGNWSNVLEIRGIMAQHGVVKTPGCSMIEANGIVHEFLAGDKTHPQISDIEHMLDEVSAKLKIEGYVPTTSEISLDIDDEEKETALFRHSEKLAVAFGLITIAPPTPIRVMKNLRICNDCHAVVKLISKAFDREIV is encoded by the exons ATGAAGGTGTGGACGTTAGACGCAGCATTGCAGCGGTGCCAATGGCCGAGGCACTTCAGAGAGATTCTCTCACAAACGATCCTCACCGGCCTCATCTCAGACCCCTACGCCGCAAGCAGACTCATAAACTTCTCTACTCGCTCTGCTCTCGTTCCCTTCGACTATTCCCTCCGAATCTTCAACCATCTTCACAACCCCAACCCCTTCACATGGAACACCATCATGCGCGCCCACTTCGAACTCCAAAACAACCCTCACCAAGCCCTCACACTCTACAAGCTCTTCCTTGCGAAACACGCAAAACCCGATAACTATACCTACCCAATTCCTCTTCAATGTTGCGCTGCCCGGGTGTCCGACTTCGAGGGAAGGGAGCTGCACGCACATGTCGTGAGGTTTGGTTTTCATCAAGATGTGTACGTCCGGAACACGCTGATCAACTTGTATGCTATATGTGGGAGGATGTCCAGTGCGCGCCAGGTGTTTGAGGAAAGTCCTGTCTGGGATTTGGTATCTTGGAATACTGTTTTGGCGGGGTATGTTCAGGCGGGAAATGTGAAAGAGGCGGAACGTGTGTATAGGGGAATGCCGGAGAGGAACACCATTGCTTCGAATTCCATGATTGTGCTCTTTGGAAGGAAGGGGTGTGTGGAGAAGGCGCGGCGGATTTTTGATGAGGTTCGATGGAGGGATATGGACATGGTGTCGTGGAGTGCGATGGTTTCTTGTTATGAGCAGAATGAGATGTGTGAGGAGGCGTTGGTTTTGTTTGTGGAGATGAAGGCCAGTGGGGTGACAGTGGATGAGATCGTTGTGGTTAGTGTTGTATCCGCGTGTTCGCGAATTTTGAATGCTGAGATGGGGAGGTTGGTGCATGGTTTGGCGGCGAAAGTTGGGGTTGAGGATTATGTTAGTCTTAAGAATGCTTTGATTCATTTGTACTCTAGTTGTGGGGAGATAGTGGATGCGCAAAGAATTTTTGATGATGGTGGTGTTCTCTTGGATCAAATATCTTTGAACTCGATGATTTCTGGGTACTTGAGGTGTGGTTCGATTGAAGATGCTGAGAAGTTGTTTTATTCCATGCCGGAGAAGGACGTTGTGTCTTGGAGTGCCATGATATCTGGTTATGCTCAACATGAATGTTTTTCAGAGGCTTTGGCATTGTTCCAAGAAATGCAGCTTCATGGAGTCAAGCCCGACGAAACTGCTTTAGTTAGTGCCATCTCGGCTTGCACCCATCTGGCTGCTTTGGACATAGGGAAATGGATTCAtgcttatataaatataaataaattacaggTTAATACTATTCTGAGCACGACTCTTATAGACATGTATGTGAAATGCGGGTGTGTGGAAAATGCATTGGAGGTTTTCTACGCGATGGAGGAAAAGGGGGTTTCTACCTGGAATGCAATCATTCTTGGGTTGGCAATGAATGGTTTGGTAGAACAGTCACTCCGCATGTTTGCAGATATGAAAAAAACGAAGACACTTCCTAATGAGATAACCTTTATGGGAGTTCTTGGGGCCTGTCGGCACATGGGCCTAGTCAATGAGGGGCGTCACTACTTTAGTTCCATGATCCACGAACACAAAATAGAGCCTAATATTAAGCACTACGGATGCATGGTTGATCTTTTTGGACGGGCAGGTTTGCTTAAAGAAGCGGCGGAGCTGATTGAGAGTATGCCAATGGCACCTGATGTTGCCACTTGGGGTGCCTTGCTCGGGGCTTGTAGAAAACACCATGACAATGAAATGGGAGAGAGGGTGGGAAGAAAACTTATTCAGCTTCAGCCTAACCATGATGGTTTCCATGTATTATTGTCAAATATATATGCTTTAAAAGGAAACTGGAGCAATGTTCTTGAAATTCGGGGAATTATGGCACAACATGGGGTGGTAAAGACACCTGGTTGTAGCATGATTGAAGCAAATGGGATAGTTCATGAATTTTTGGCTGGAGATAAGACCCACCCACAAATAAGTGATATTGAGCACATGTTAGATGAAGTGTCAGCAAAGTTAAAGATTGAGGGTTATGTACCAACCACAAGTGAGATTTCACTAGACATAGACGATGAAGAGAAGGAAACTGCACTTTTCAGGCACAGTGAGAAACTTGCAGTCGCCTTTGGACTTATCACTATTGCTCCACCAACTCCAATTAGAGTTATGAAGAACTTGCGAATTTGTAATGATTGCCACGCTGTTGTAAAGTTAATCTCCAAAGCATTTGATCGCGAAATTGTG TGA
- the LOC128196344 gene encoding pentatricopeptide repeat-containing protein At3g62890-like isoform X1: MKVWTLDAALQRCQWPRHFREILSQTILTGLISDPYAASRLINFSTRSALVPFDYSLRIFNHLHNPNPFTWNTIMRAHFELQNNPHQALTLYKLFLAKHAKPDNYTYPIPLQCCAARVSDFEGRELHAHVVRFGFHQDVYVRNTLINLYAICGRMSSARQVFEESPVWDLVSWNTVLAGYVQAGNVKEAERVYRGMPERNTIASNSMIVLFGRKGCVEKARRIFDEVRWRDMDMVSWSAMVSCYEQNEMCEEALVLFVEMKASGVTVDEIVVVSVVSACSRILNAEMGRLVHGLAAKVGVEDYVSLKNALIHLYSSCGEIVDAQRIFDDGGVLLDQISLNSMISGYLRCGSIEDAEKLFYSMPEKDVVSWSAMISGYAQHECFSEALALFQEMQLHGVKPDETALVSAISACTHLAALDIGKWIHAYININKLQVNTILSTTLIDMYVKCGCVENALEVFYAMEEKGVSTWNAIILGLAMNGLVEQSLRMFADMKKTKTLPNEITFMGVLGACRHMGLVNEGRHYFSSMIHEHKIEPNIKHYGCMVDLFGRAGLLKEAAELIESMPMAPDVATWGALLGACRKHHDNEMGERVGRKLIQLQPNHDGFHVLLSNIYALKGNWSNVLEIRGIMAQHGVVKTPGCSMIEANGIVHEFLAGDKTHPQISDIEHMLDEVSAKLKIEGYVPTTSEISLDIDDEEKETALFRHSEKLAVAFGLITIAPPTPIRVMKNLRICNDCHAVVKLISKAFDREIVVLIIEGAVHLRRYVQLVVLIL, from the exons ATGAAGGTGTGGACGTTAGACGCAGCATTGCAGCGGTGCCAATGGCCGAGGCACTTCAGAGAGATTCTCTCACAAACGATCCTCACCGGCCTCATCTCAGACCCCTACGCCGCAAGCAGACTCATAAACTTCTCTACTCGCTCTGCTCTCGTTCCCTTCGACTATTCCCTCCGAATCTTCAACCATCTTCACAACCCCAACCCCTTCACATGGAACACCATCATGCGCGCCCACTTCGAACTCCAAAACAACCCTCACCAAGCCCTCACACTCTACAAGCTCTTCCTTGCGAAACACGCAAAACCCGATAACTATACCTACCCAATTCCTCTTCAATGTTGCGCTGCCCGGGTGTCCGACTTCGAGGGAAGGGAGCTGCACGCACATGTCGTGAGGTTTGGTTTTCATCAAGATGTGTACGTCCGGAACACGCTGATCAACTTGTATGCTATATGTGGGAGGATGTCCAGTGCGCGCCAGGTGTTTGAGGAAAGTCCTGTCTGGGATTTGGTATCTTGGAATACTGTTTTGGCGGGGTATGTTCAGGCGGGAAATGTGAAAGAGGCGGAACGTGTGTATAGGGGAATGCCGGAGAGGAACACCATTGCTTCGAATTCCATGATTGTGCTCTTTGGAAGGAAGGGGTGTGTGGAGAAGGCGCGGCGGATTTTTGATGAGGTTCGATGGAGGGATATGGACATGGTGTCGTGGAGTGCGATGGTTTCTTGTTATGAGCAGAATGAGATGTGTGAGGAGGCGTTGGTTTTGTTTGTGGAGATGAAGGCCAGTGGGGTGACAGTGGATGAGATCGTTGTGGTTAGTGTTGTATCCGCGTGTTCGCGAATTTTGAATGCTGAGATGGGGAGGTTGGTGCATGGTTTGGCGGCGAAAGTTGGGGTTGAGGATTATGTTAGTCTTAAGAATGCTTTGATTCATTTGTACTCTAGTTGTGGGGAGATAGTGGATGCGCAAAGAATTTTTGATGATGGTGGTGTTCTCTTGGATCAAATATCTTTGAACTCGATGATTTCTGGGTACTTGAGGTGTGGTTCGATTGAAGATGCTGAGAAGTTGTTTTATTCCATGCCGGAGAAGGACGTTGTGTCTTGGAGTGCCATGATATCTGGTTATGCTCAACATGAATGTTTTTCAGAGGCTTTGGCATTGTTCCAAGAAATGCAGCTTCATGGAGTCAAGCCCGACGAAACTGCTTTAGTTAGTGCCATCTCGGCTTGCACCCATCTGGCTGCTTTGGACATAGGGAAATGGATTCAtgcttatataaatataaataaattacaggTTAATACTATTCTGAGCACGACTCTTATAGACATGTATGTGAAATGCGGGTGTGTGGAAAATGCATTGGAGGTTTTCTACGCGATGGAGGAAAAGGGGGTTTCTACCTGGAATGCAATCATTCTTGGGTTGGCAATGAATGGTTTGGTAGAACAGTCACTCCGCATGTTTGCAGATATGAAAAAAACGAAGACACTTCCTAATGAGATAACCTTTATGGGAGTTCTTGGGGCCTGTCGGCACATGGGCCTAGTCAATGAGGGGCGTCACTACTTTAGTTCCATGATCCACGAACACAAAATAGAGCCTAATATTAAGCACTACGGATGCATGGTTGATCTTTTTGGACGGGCAGGTTTGCTTAAAGAAGCGGCGGAGCTGATTGAGAGTATGCCAATGGCACCTGATGTTGCCACTTGGGGTGCCTTGCTCGGGGCTTGTAGAAAACACCATGACAATGAAATGGGAGAGAGGGTGGGAAGAAAACTTATTCAGCTTCAGCCTAACCATGATGGTTTCCATGTATTATTGTCAAATATATATGCTTTAAAAGGAAACTGGAGCAATGTTCTTGAAATTCGGGGAATTATGGCACAACATGGGGTGGTAAAGACACCTGGTTGTAGCATGATTGAAGCAAATGGGATAGTTCATGAATTTTTGGCTGGAGATAAGACCCACCCACAAATAAGTGATATTGAGCACATGTTAGATGAAGTGTCAGCAAAGTTAAAGATTGAGGGTTATGTACCAACCACAAGTGAGATTTCACTAGACATAGACGATGAAGAGAAGGAAACTGCACTTTTCAGGCACAGTGAGAAACTTGCAGTCGCCTTTGGACTTATCACTATTGCTCCACCAACTCCAATTAGAGTTATGAAGAACTTGCGAATTTGTAATGATTGCCACGCTGTTGTAAAGTTAATCTCCAAAGCATTTGATCGCGAAATTGTG GTGCTGATAATTGAAGGTGCAGTACATTTGAGACGATATGTCCAGCTGGTGGTTTTGATTCTGTGA
- the LOC128196344 gene encoding pentatricopeptide repeat-containing protein At3g62890-like isoform X2 has translation MKVWTLDAALQRCQWPRHFREILSQTILTGLISDPYAASRLINFSTRSALVPFDYSLRIFNHLHNPNPFTWNTIMRAHFELQNNPHQALTLYKLFLAKHAKPDNYTYPIPLQCCAARVSDFEGRELHAHVVRFGFHQDVYVRNTLINLYAICGRMSSARQVFEESPVWDLVSWNTVLAGYVQAGNVKEAERVYRGMPERNTIASNSMIVLFGRKGCVEKARRIFDEVRWRDMDMVSWSAMVSCYEQNEMCEEALVLFVEMKASGVTVDEIVVVSVVSACSRILNAEMGRLVHGLAAKVGVEDYVSLKNALIHLYSSCGEIVDAQRIFDDGGVLLDQISLNSMISGYLRCGSIEDAEKLFYSMPEKDVVSWSAMISGYAQHECFSEALALFQEMQLHGVKPDETALVSAISACTHLAALDIGKWIHAYININKLQVNTILSTTLIDMYVKCGCVENALEVFYAMEEKGVSTWNAIILGLAMNGLVEQSLRMFADMKKTKTLPNEITFMGVLGACRHMGLVNEGRHYFSSMIHEHKIEPNIKHYGCMVDLFGRAGLLKEAAELIESMPMAPDVATWGALLGACRKHHDNEMGERVGRKLIQLQPNHDGFHVLLSNIYALKGNWSNVLEIRGIMAQHGVVKTPGCSMIEANGIVHEFLAGDKTHPQISDIEHMLDEVSAKLKIEGYVPTTSEISLDIDDEEKETALFRHSEKLAVAFGLITIAPPTPIRVMKNLRICNDCHAVVKLISKAFDREIVVQYI, from the exons ATGAAGGTGTGGACGTTAGACGCAGCATTGCAGCGGTGCCAATGGCCGAGGCACTTCAGAGAGATTCTCTCACAAACGATCCTCACCGGCCTCATCTCAGACCCCTACGCCGCAAGCAGACTCATAAACTTCTCTACTCGCTCTGCTCTCGTTCCCTTCGACTATTCCCTCCGAATCTTCAACCATCTTCACAACCCCAACCCCTTCACATGGAACACCATCATGCGCGCCCACTTCGAACTCCAAAACAACCCTCACCAAGCCCTCACACTCTACAAGCTCTTCCTTGCGAAACACGCAAAACCCGATAACTATACCTACCCAATTCCTCTTCAATGTTGCGCTGCCCGGGTGTCCGACTTCGAGGGAAGGGAGCTGCACGCACATGTCGTGAGGTTTGGTTTTCATCAAGATGTGTACGTCCGGAACACGCTGATCAACTTGTATGCTATATGTGGGAGGATGTCCAGTGCGCGCCAGGTGTTTGAGGAAAGTCCTGTCTGGGATTTGGTATCTTGGAATACTGTTTTGGCGGGGTATGTTCAGGCGGGAAATGTGAAAGAGGCGGAACGTGTGTATAGGGGAATGCCGGAGAGGAACACCATTGCTTCGAATTCCATGATTGTGCTCTTTGGAAGGAAGGGGTGTGTGGAGAAGGCGCGGCGGATTTTTGATGAGGTTCGATGGAGGGATATGGACATGGTGTCGTGGAGTGCGATGGTTTCTTGTTATGAGCAGAATGAGATGTGTGAGGAGGCGTTGGTTTTGTTTGTGGAGATGAAGGCCAGTGGGGTGACAGTGGATGAGATCGTTGTGGTTAGTGTTGTATCCGCGTGTTCGCGAATTTTGAATGCTGAGATGGGGAGGTTGGTGCATGGTTTGGCGGCGAAAGTTGGGGTTGAGGATTATGTTAGTCTTAAGAATGCTTTGATTCATTTGTACTCTAGTTGTGGGGAGATAGTGGATGCGCAAAGAATTTTTGATGATGGTGGTGTTCTCTTGGATCAAATATCTTTGAACTCGATGATTTCTGGGTACTTGAGGTGTGGTTCGATTGAAGATGCTGAGAAGTTGTTTTATTCCATGCCGGAGAAGGACGTTGTGTCTTGGAGTGCCATGATATCTGGTTATGCTCAACATGAATGTTTTTCAGAGGCTTTGGCATTGTTCCAAGAAATGCAGCTTCATGGAGTCAAGCCCGACGAAACTGCTTTAGTTAGTGCCATCTCGGCTTGCACCCATCTGGCTGCTTTGGACATAGGGAAATGGATTCAtgcttatataaatataaataaattacaggTTAATACTATTCTGAGCACGACTCTTATAGACATGTATGTGAAATGCGGGTGTGTGGAAAATGCATTGGAGGTTTTCTACGCGATGGAGGAAAAGGGGGTTTCTACCTGGAATGCAATCATTCTTGGGTTGGCAATGAATGGTTTGGTAGAACAGTCACTCCGCATGTTTGCAGATATGAAAAAAACGAAGACACTTCCTAATGAGATAACCTTTATGGGAGTTCTTGGGGCCTGTCGGCACATGGGCCTAGTCAATGAGGGGCGTCACTACTTTAGTTCCATGATCCACGAACACAAAATAGAGCCTAATATTAAGCACTACGGATGCATGGTTGATCTTTTTGGACGGGCAGGTTTGCTTAAAGAAGCGGCGGAGCTGATTGAGAGTATGCCAATGGCACCTGATGTTGCCACTTGGGGTGCCTTGCTCGGGGCTTGTAGAAAACACCATGACAATGAAATGGGAGAGAGGGTGGGAAGAAAACTTATTCAGCTTCAGCCTAACCATGATGGTTTCCATGTATTATTGTCAAATATATATGCTTTAAAAGGAAACTGGAGCAATGTTCTTGAAATTCGGGGAATTATGGCACAACATGGGGTGGTAAAGACACCTGGTTGTAGCATGATTGAAGCAAATGGGATAGTTCATGAATTTTTGGCTGGAGATAAGACCCACCCACAAATAAGTGATATTGAGCACATGTTAGATGAAGTGTCAGCAAAGTTAAAGATTGAGGGTTATGTACCAACCACAAGTGAGATTTCACTAGACATAGACGATGAAGAGAAGGAAACTGCACTTTTCAGGCACAGTGAGAAACTTGCAGTCGCCTTTGGACTTATCACTATTGCTCCACCAACTCCAATTAGAGTTATGAAGAACTTGCGAATTTGTAATGATTGCCACGCTGTTGTAAAGTTAATCTCCAAAGCATTTGATCGCGAAATTGTG GTGCAGTACATTTGA
- the LOC128196205 gene encoding ribonuclease 3-like protein 2 yields MDESDMWGVVVVLYNCSELWIRSVYLYTQSIVHAHIEKNRSNFGTDSDTGDLEQQPHPVKELFKICQKMGKLLNIKSVRKETDSIAYVFVDGKFIASASAAKKDLAKLEAAKIALDTLAPLLPPTSMRPSITDMQLRAKQKLNELCQNKKWPKPEYSIAEESGPAHGKRFVCSVKITIEEEEGGFLLRNGCEKSKLKDAENSAASMMLRTLLLP; encoded by the exons ATGGATGAAAGTGATATGTGGGGTGTTGtggttgttctgtataactgtagtGAACTTTGGATTCGGTCTGTCTATctctacactcaaagcattgttcatgCTCACATAGAGAAGAATcgt AGTAATTTTGGAACCGATAGTGACACTGGTGATTTGGAGCAACAGCCTCATCCGGTGAaggaattatttaaaatatgccAGAAAATGGGGAAGCTCCTTAATATTAAATCTGTGCGGAAGGAAACAGATAGTATAGCTTATGTCTTTGTTGATGGAAAGTTTATAGCCTCTGCTTCCGCTGCCAAAAAGGATCTGGCTAAACTTGAAGCTGCCAAGATTGCGTTGGATACACTTGCACCTCTGCTTCCTCCCACCAGTATGAGGCCTTCCATTACTGACATGCAGCTAAGAGCTAAACAAAAACTAAACGAACTCTGTCAGAATAAGAAATGGCCTAAGCCAGAATACAG TATTGCAGAGGAGTCCGGTCCCGCTCATGGGAAGAGATTCGTTTGTTCTGTTAAGATAACTATTGAAGAAGAGGAGGGTGGTTTTCTGCTAAGGAATGGCTGCGAAAAATCTAAGTTAAAGGATGCTGAGAACTCTGCTGCTTCCATGATGTTGAGAACTCTGCTGCTTCCATGA